CTGATTCAAACTGTTTCGATGCCGATTTCGGGAGCTTTAATTGTTTTCCATGCCTTTTTGGTCGAAGTGATTGTCAAAGTCGGTTTATTTTTTATTGTGATTGCCGTAGCGGACTTCGTCTATCAAAAGAGAACGTTTGCTAACGAGATGAAAATGGAAAAGTTCGAAGTTAAGCAAGAGTTTAAGAATAGTGAAGGTGACCCGCATATCAAGAGTAAGCGTCGCCAAATTGCCCAGGAAATCGCTTATCAAGAAGGACCAACAGGAGGCGTCAAACGGGCTCAAGCTGTTGTAACCAACCCAACCCACTTGGCTATTGCCATTGGATATGAAAGGCATTTGGATGCTGCGCCTTATATTTTAGCGATGGGAAAGGATATTTTAGCTGAGCGCATTATCATGATAGCTGAAAAAAATGATATTCCTGTCCTGCGCAATATCCCTCTTGCCCATAAATTATGGGAAGATGGGGAAGTTTATGAATATGTTCCGGAAGAGACTTATGAAGCTTTAGCAGAAATTATGCGTTGGGTTGCAGCTCTCAAAGAGGGATCGGAATTACCTGAGCTAAGCTCATATTAAACGTTTAAGTGGAGAATAATTTACATGGATGTCATTCGCAAAATACTTGATGGTATCACGGCCAGGCTTGGAGGTGATCGCTCATTGGAGGCGATTTCTCGTTCCAGCGATATTGCATTAGCTGTGATCATTATCGGTATCTTAGTCATGATCATTTTGCCGGTCAATCCGCATATTATCGACTATTTGATAGCCATTAACTTAACGGCTTCCATAGCCCTTTTGATGGTTGCGCTTTATATTCCTAGTGCCGTTCACTTGTCTATATTCCCCTCTTTGCTTTTGATTACCACGCTTTATCGCTTGGGATTAAATATTGCTTCCACCCGCCAGATTTTATTGCACGCTAATGCAGGTGAGATCATTTTCCAGTTCGGTAACTTTGTCGTCGGCGGTAACTTTGTCGTCGGCGGTGTTATTTTCTTGATCATTACCTTAGTCCAGTTCTTGGTTATCACCAAGGGTGCGGAAAGGGTCGCCGAAGTTGCCGCCCGTTTTACCTTGGACGCGATGCCTGGTAAGCAGATGAGTATCGATGCTGACATGCGCGCGGGAATTTTAGACTCCAACCAAGCGAGGGAAAAGCGCTTGGCCATTCAAAAGGAAAGCCAGCTCTACGGTGCGATGGACGGTGCCATGAAGTTCGTCAAGGGAGATGCGATCGCCGGTATTGTCATTACCATGATTAACATTGTTGGTGGATTAATTATCGGGACGGCTATGAATGGAATGGATGCTGCGGACGCTGCCAAGACTTATTCCCTTCTCTCCATTGGTGATGGGTTGATTTCTCAGATCCCTGCTCTTCTTATCTCTATCACGGCTGGTATTGTTACGACACGCGTATCGAGTGAAAAAGCAGAGAACCTAGGTAGTGAAATCTCCGGCCAGATTTTAAAACAACCTAAAGCGTTGATGATTACAGCTGCCTTTTTGATGGGTATGAGCTTGGTTCCCGGATTTCCCATGCCCCCCTTCTTAATCGCCGCCGCCGCCTTGGGCTTAATTGGTTATGCACTCTGGAGCAATGAGCAAAAGGCGGCTACCGGAGGTGTCGTCGGAGGTGGTAGTGGAGGAGGAACCATTCAATCGGCTGCAGCAGGCGGTGAATCCGCGGTTGACACATCGGTGCGAGGACATAAGGTTGTTTCCGGCGGCGGCGTAGACAGTTATGCGTTGACGCTTCCTGTCGTCTTAGAGGTGGGCCGAGGATTATCCATAGAAATTCAAAAAGCGAATAAGGGATCCAGCTTTATTGATCAAATGATCCCTAAAATGAGGCAAGCTCTCTATGCCGATTTGGGCGTACGCTTTCCGGGCGTACATGTACGCACAGATTCTCCCATCTTGGATAAGGATGAATACTCCATTCACTTGAACGAAGTCCCCATCGTTCGCGGAAAAATATTGGAAAACTATTTGCTGACCAATGAATCAGAAGAAAACCTCAAACGCTATAATCTTCCTTTTGTCTCCTATAAAAACTCGCTTGGCTTGCCTTCTTTGTGGGTAGAAGCGAAGAATAAAGAGCTATTGGACAAAGCAGGCATTAAATATTGGGGTTCGCTCGAGGTCATGATTTTGCACTTGTCTTACTTCTTCCGCCACTATGCGAACGAATTCGTTGGGATCCAAGAAGTCAAGTCCATGTTGGAATTTGTTGAGAAGTCTTTCCCCGATCTCGTCAAAGAAGTCACGCGTCTCATCCCGCTTCAAAAAATGACGGATATTTTTAAAAGGCTTATTCAAGAGCAAATTTCCATTAAAGATTTACGTACCATTCTAGAGGCCTTAGGTGAATGGGCGCAGACAGAAAAGGATACGGTCTTATTAACAGAATACGTCCGTTCTTCCCTCAAGCGCTTTATTAGTTATAAGTACTCGCAAGGACAATCTGTCTTATCTGTTTATATCTTAGACCCTGAAATTGAAGACATGGTGCGCGGTGCCATTAAACAAACCTCTGCAGGTTCATATCTTGCTTTAGACCCAGACTCTGTTCAATTGATCTTACAAGGCGTTCGAAATACCGTTTCTCCACCACCTCCAGGCGGGCAACCCCCTGTGATTTTGACAGCTATCGACGTCCGACGCTTCGTTCGCAAGCTCATCGAAATGGAATTTACTGATATTTCTGTTGTTTCATACCAAGAAATTGTTCCTGAAATTCGAATACAACCATTAGGACGTATTCAGATCTCTTAATTAAATGACATGACCTCTCAAGGGAGGAGATATCATGGTAGACATCAGTAGTAATATTCAGCATACCGCTTTCGTAGAAAGCCTAAAGGAGACATTAGAAGACGCGGCCATTGATGAACAAACGCTGGATGCCAACGCAGCAGAAGCGGCTCAAGAAAAATTGGCCATGGAGGAACAGGAAAATGCCTCGACGGGCATGATGGCGCCTACTAAGCGCATGCAGGCTCCTCCTCGGTCTGAGAAAATAGAAAAAGCGAAGGAAGTGCAGGAATCCGTTTTAGTCCGCAAAGATGAAGCGGATCAATTTGCCGGAGACTTTTCTAGACGCCAGGGCAACCGCGAATACCATTTAGAAATGGCCCTTTTAAGCATCCTTGCTCAGGATTTAGGGGTTAATCTTACTGCCAAGATGTCATCAGATGACATCATCAAGCACGTCTATGATCGCTTGGCAAGTGTTGATCCTAAAACGCAAAAAATTGCTCATCCAGACTCCTCTCAAGTCGACAAAGCCTTTGAATTTTTGCTTGAAGTGACAAGTAAAAAGCTCGAAAAAGCCCAAGGATCAGAAAAAGAACGTCTTCAGACATTAGTCGATCACATCAAAGTAGCAAAACAATTGCACTTCGAGCGTAATGAAACAGCTATTCGATCAGCTCAACAGATTATCGAAGTGGCAAGCGGAGTTATTGATGGGTCAGGAT
The nucleotide sequence above comes from Candidatus Protochlamydia phocaeensis. Encoded proteins:
- the sctU gene encoding type III secretion system export apparatus subunit SctU — protein: MGEKTEKATPKKLKDAKKKGQVAKSQDLPAAFTFIASVAIVLGLATSLYHQMADFLVATFHAVKNPDLNTVILNLFYKANEVIFLASIPTMGLVALVGVAITFVTVGPVFAPEVFKFDIKKFNPIDNLKAKFKLKTLVELLKSIIKISIASYLIYTVMYKSIPVLIQTVSMPISGALIVFHAFLVEVIVKVGLFFIVIAVADFVYQKRTFANEMKMEKFEVKQEFKNSEGDPHIKSKRRQIAQEIAYQEGPTGGVKRAQAVVTNPTHLAIAIGYERHLDAAPYILAMGKDILAERIIMIAEKNDIPVLRNIPLAHKLWEDGEVYEYVPEETYEALAEIMRWVAALKEGSELPELSSY
- the sctV gene encoding type III secretion system export apparatus subunit SctV codes for the protein MRKILDGITARLGGDRSLEAISRSSDIALAVIIIGILVMIILPVNPHIIDYLIAINLTASIALLMVALYIPSAVHLSIFPSLLLITTLYRLGLNIASTRQILLHANAGEIIFQFGNFVVGGNFVVGGVIFLIITLVQFLVITKGAERVAEVAARFTLDAMPGKQMSIDADMRAGILDSNQAREKRLAIQKESQLYGAMDGAMKFVKGDAIAGIVITMINIVGGLIIGTAMNGMDAADAAKTYSLLSIGDGLISQIPALLISITAGIVTTRVSSEKAENLGSEISGQILKQPKALMITAAFLMGMSLVPGFPMPPFLIAAAALGLIGYALWSNEQKAATGGVVGGGSGGGTIQSAAAGGESAVDTSVRGHKVVSGGGVDSYALTLPVVLEVGRGLSIEIQKANKGSSFIDQMIPKMRQALYADLGVRFPGVHVRTDSPILDKDEYSIHLNEVPIVRGKILENYLLTNESEENLKRYNLPFVSYKNSLGLPSLWVEAKNKELLDKAGIKYWGSLEVMILHLSYFFRHYANEFVGIQEVKSMLEFVEKSFPDLVKEVTRLIPLQKMTDIFKRLIQEQISIKDLRTILEALGEWAQTEKDTVLLTEYVRSSLKRFISYKYSQGQSVLSVYILDPEIEDMVRGAIKQTSAGSYLALDPDSVQLILQGVRNTVSPPPPGGQPPVILTAIDVRRFVRKLIEMEFTDISVVSYQEIVPEIRIQPLGRIQIS